The following coding sequences lie in one Colius striatus isolate bColStr4 chromosome 14, bColStr4.1.hap1, whole genome shotgun sequence genomic window:
- the LOC104560671 gene encoding leukotriene B4 receptor 1: MSQAEESSIHSTWNIVRSVVCIILSLSFIIGTPGNCIVIWTVCTKIKQVSPSVLLILNLAIADVLVLITLPIWIYSFADSWVFGVIFCKMLVFVIYCSMYASIFLITALSLERLIAVFYPFTIQRYKTKEKISLIMFLIWFLSVALGVSVIPFQETEEMDGRLLCTCRSYSSGRQKVSFLLLETLAGFVIPFLIICTCYVCVARRISRMTYQSKQRSERLIASIVVAFIVCWFPHHLFNILDIISIQIEISNEEMSLALDDIVERGVYISGALVFISSCINPLLYAFAARRFQNHLRFAKISKLFEQMSQTVTEEDKKRSLAVTKAEDTLVSTENF, encoded by the coding sequence ATGAGTCAAGCTGAGGAAAGCAGCATCCACTCGACGTGGAATATTGTGAGATCTGTGGTCTGCATAATACTGAGCTTGTCATTTATTATTGGGACCCCTGGGAACTGCATCGTCATCTGGACTGTTTGTACAAAGATAAAGCAAGTATCTCCTTCAGTCCTGCTCATCTTGAACCTGGCCATTGCAGATGTCCTTGTATTGATTACTTTACCAATCTGGATTTACTCCTTTGCCGACTCGTGGGTTTTTGGAGTCATCTTCTGCAAAATGCTGGTGTTTGTGATTTACTGCAGCATGTATGCCAGTATATTTCTGATCACAGCACTGAGCTTGGAGCGGTTAATAGCTGTGTTTTACCCTTTCACCATTCAAAGatacaaaacaaaggaaaagatttctttaatCATGTTCCTCATTTGGTTCCTGTCTGTCGCTCTTGGCGTTTCCGTCATTCCATTTCAAGAGACAGAAGAGATGGATGGCAGGCTCCTCTGCACGTGTCGCAGCTACTCTTCTGGTAGACAGAAAGTGTCGTTTCTTTTGCTGGAGACACTTGCAGGCTTTGTAAtcccttttttaattatttgcacTTGCTACGTGTGTGTTGCAAGAAGAATAAGCAGAATGACTTACCAATCCAAGCAGCGATCGGAACGGCTCATCGCCAGCATTGTGGTGGCGTTCATTGTATGCTGGTTCCCTCATCATCTCTTTAACATCCTTGATATTATTTCAATTCAGATAGAAATCTCTAACGAGGAAATGTCTTTGGCATTGGATGACATTGTAGAGAGAGGAGTGTACATTTCTGGAGCACTGGTATTCATCAGCAGCTGCATTAATCCTTTACTTTATGCTTTTGCTGCTCGAAGATTTCAGAATCATCTGAGATTTGCCAAGATATCAAAGCTGTTTGAACAGATGAGTCAGACTGTAACAGAGGAAGACAAGAAAAGAAGTTTGGCTGTAACCAAAGCAGAAGATACTTTAGTAAGCACAGAAAATTTCTAA